A stretch of Sphingomonas sp. JUb134 DNA encodes these proteins:
- a CDS encoding LysR substrate-binding domain-containing protein → MRRLPPLTAIEAFVHVARLGSIKAAAEELALSSPALSRRVQALERFIGKPLFERRHQALRLNHDGERLLGMISHALDTLSDAVERMSAGSDLLRLRLGVLPLFATQKLMPRLGDLKRRHPELHLDVDTAGHSLARLGDGIDVGIVLGHTIDPALYSRRLDRNRVYAIASRALVEEMPLTDPKQLSKLTALIHRDMPDTFTDWRQAAGLPYLEPAATDFFDSGALMLEAAAQGLGVAFMLESHFEEARDARLVRLFDMSVESTYSHWFVCRPRMMQQEPARLFHDWLIEALGAQNI, encoded by the coding sequence ATGCGGCGGCTTCCTCCTCTCACGGCGATCGAAGCATTCGTGCACGTCGCCCGACTTGGATCGATCAAGGCAGCGGCCGAGGAGCTTGCCTTGTCGAGTCCCGCGCTCAGCCGGCGGGTTCAGGCGCTTGAGCGCTTCATCGGCAAGCCGCTGTTCGAGCGGCGGCACCAGGCACTCCGCCTCAACCACGACGGCGAGCGGTTGCTGGGAATGATCTCGCATGCGCTCGATACGCTCTCGGACGCCGTGGAGCGGATGTCGGCGGGGTCGGACCTGCTGCGCCTTCGACTGGGCGTCCTGCCGCTGTTCGCGACTCAGAAGCTGATGCCGCGCCTTGGTGATCTCAAGCGGCGCCATCCGGAGCTCCATCTCGACGTCGATACGGCGGGGCACAGCCTTGCTCGGCTCGGTGACGGCATCGACGTCGGCATCGTGCTTGGCCACACCATCGACCCGGCGCTCTACTCGCGGCGCCTGGACCGGAACCGCGTCTATGCGATCGCGTCGCGCGCTCTGGTGGAGGAAATGCCGCTGACCGATCCCAAGCAGCTGTCCAAGCTCACCGCGCTGATCCATCGCGACATGCCGGACACCTTCACCGACTGGCGGCAAGCGGCCGGACTTCCCTATCTGGAGCCGGCGGCGACGGACTTCTTCGATTCCGGTGCGTTGATGCTGGAGGCGGCGGCGCAGGGGCTGGGCGTCGCCTTCATGCTCGAATCGCATTTCGAGGAGGCACGCGATGCGCGGCTCGTCCGGCTATTCGATATGTCGGTGGAGAGCACCTACAGCCACTGGTTCGTGTGCCGCCCCCGCATGATGCAGCAGGAGCCGGCGCGGCTGTTCCACGACTGGCTGATCGAAGCGCTGGGCGCGCAGAATATCTAG
- a CDS encoding peptidylprolyl isomerase, translating into MSDLPSTLVMTLDTGEVRIRLRPDLAPKHVERITKLADSGFYDNVVFHRVIAGFMAQGGDPTGTGTSGSKEPNLPAEFSREPHVRGTCSMARTMDPNSANSQFFICFDDARFLDGQYTVWGEVIEGMDAVDALPKGEPPRQPGKILKARSEA; encoded by the coding sequence ATGTCCGATCTTCCCAGCACGCTCGTGATGACGCTCGACACGGGCGAAGTGCGTATCCGGCTGCGTCCGGACCTGGCCCCCAAGCACGTCGAGCGCATCACCAAGCTCGCCGACAGCGGCTTCTACGACAACGTCGTGTTCCATCGCGTGATCGCGGGCTTCATGGCGCAGGGCGGCGATCCGACCGGCACCGGCACCAGCGGCTCCAAGGAGCCGAACCTGCCGGCCGAGTTCAGCCGCGAGCCGCACGTCCGCGGCACCTGCTCGATGGCGCGCACGATGGATCCGAACTCGGCCAATAGCCAGTTCTTCATCTGCTTCGACGACGCCCGCTTCCTGGACGGCCAGTACACCGTCTGGGGTGAAGTGATCGAAGGCATGGATGCCGTCGACGCGCTGCCCAAGGGCGAGCCGCCGCGCCAGCCCGGCAAGATCCTCAAGGCCCGCAGCGAGGCCTGA